ACTCGCTCAGCATAAGGGAGGGGTTTTCCATGTTGCAGCCGGTATATATCTTATGCTCAGTGGTGAGCAGTGCTGCCCCGACCCGGAACCCGGAGTATGGTGCAATCGCATTCTTCATGGCCTTTGCGGCCTCACGGTAAAGCCGCTCCATATACCTGTTTGTTTCCATCTTTTTTCAGTAACGGAGAATTTCGAGCAGGTTGATATAATCCTGTTCCTCATCCATATCAACAGCCTTCAGTTTCTGTCTGATCAGCTCTTTTTCCGCCTTCTCCCTGTCTCCTTTAAAAACGGAATCAAGTTTGATGGCCTCGGTAAGTGCCTCAGAGGCATCACCATATCTGGCCAGGGCATTGTAGCAGAGTGCCAATCCATAATAAGGGGCATTATAGCCCGGTGCCCGATTGATGGCTTTTTTGTACGCGCGTATCGATTTGTCAAACTCACCTTTCCTGTAATAAACTTTCCCAAGATTGGTAAAGGCCGTTTCCGGCGTAGGATACTGCAGGTTATCCAGGGCCTTCCGAAATGCCTCGATAGCCTTGTCCCATTGCCTTGTCCTCATATAAACCACACCGAGGTTATTATATGCCTCTGAATATTGCGGATCTATACTGATTGCCGTCTTAAAAGCCTCTTCAGCTTTTTTCGTATTGCCGAAATAACGGTATACGATACCAAGGGCATTATGTACCCTTTTATTCCCGGGCTTAAGTTCTACGCTCTTCTGTAGCTCTACAAAGGCTGCCTGCATCTGGCCTCTTTCCAGGTGAGATATGGCGAGTTTAAAATGAGCCTTTGCCTCATTCTGTCTCGCCTGCCTTGATGGCGTTGCACAGGAGATGAGGAAGAAGAGGGTAACAGGTATGATTACAATCCAGGTTTTCATGATAGTTTTAAGGTTAACAGGTCCCGGTCCTTTTTTTCTCGGCTATAAGGTTAAGCAGTGCATCAAAGGATTCGGTAAAGAGCCTTACTCCTTCATCCTCAAGCTCCCCTGTAACCCGGTCAATGCTGACACCCAGATCCTCTATTGACCGGATGCTTGCCAGGGCAGCCTCGATGTCCGCGTCAATAGTCCGGTCAACATTACCATGGTCCTTAAAAGCCCTCCAGGTGGCATCGGGCATTGTATTGACCGTGCCTGGACCTATAAGTTCTTCAATATACAGGACATCACGGTATGCCGGATTCTTTGTGCTTGTGCTGCCCCAGAGCAATCTCTGAATCTTTGCCCCTTTTTCCATCAGAACAAAAAATCTCTGTGAAGAGAATGCATCTTTAAAGAGCTGATAGGCTATCTTTGCGTTTGCAACGGCTGCCTTGCCCATAAGGGATTTTATCCTCGCTTTTTCGTCATCATCCCCTGCCATCTTCATTTTTTCCTCAAGGAGTTTATCTGCAAGGGTATCCACCCTGCTCACAAAGAAGCTTGCAACAGAGGCAACCCTGTCAACAGGCTTGCCTTCCGAGACCCTTCTCTCGAGCCCTTTCATATAGGCGTCTATCACCTCTTTATACCGTTTTACAGAGAAGAGGAGTGTGACATTGATGTTGTAACCGCGGCAGAGGAGTTCTTCAACAGCTGGAAGGCCTTCTTTTGTGGCCGGAACCTTTACCATAAGGTTCGGCTTTCCTATCCCCTCAAAGAGTTCCGATGCCTCCCTGACAGCCCCTTCAGTATCATATGCAAGATGAGGGTCAACTTCAATGCTCACATATCCGTCCAATCCGTTGCTTTCCTCATAAACAGGCATAAGCAGTTCGCAGGCCTCAACGATATCCTGTATTGCAAGGGCATAAAACAGGTCTTTTTCAGAGGTCTCCTTGCCGAGCAGCTGATGGAGCTGTTCATCATAGTCATTGCCGGACTGGATGGATTTATGAAATATTGTGGGGTTTGAAGTTACACCCCTGAGCCCTTCTTCCTCTATCATCCGCTTCAATTCCCCTGATTTCAGAATTCCCCTGCTGATATTGTCATACCAGAAGCTCTGGCCGTATTTCTGAAGCGTTATAAGCGGACTGCTGTTCATTTTTGTCCTCCCCTTAAAGAAGCTGATGGCATCATCTGATGCAGAGAGCAATGCATTAAATTAGCATTTATCATTTTTCGGAGTCAATATGGAGGGGAAAGAGGGTGATATTTGTAATTCTAATTCGTTTTGTTTATTATTAATATTGTGAAGATAGTGAGGAGGCTTTATGACTGGGTTTTGCACTGGGCAGAGACACCCTATGGTGTTCCAGCCCTTTTTCTGCTCGCCGTAGCCGAATCATCCTTTTTCCCTGTCCCCCCTGATGTGCTCCTTATTGCCCTGAGCCTTTCATTGCGCAAAAGGGCCTTTTACTATGCAGCGGTCTGCACGGTCGGTTCTGTTATCGGAGGTGCCCTGGGTTTTTTTATAGGGATGAAATTCTGGTCCGTTGGTCAGGGCATCCTCTTTCATTATGTGAGTAAGGAGACATTCGATATGGTCAGGACCTATTTCCGGGACTATGAGGCATGGGCGATTGCGATAGCCGGGTTTACGCCGATCCCGTACAAGGTGTTTACCATCTCTGCAGGTTTCTTTCAGGTGGATTTTTCGGTCTTTATGGTGGTCTCATTCCTGAGCAGGGGTGCAAGGTTCTTTCTTGTCGGCGGATTAATCTATCTTTTCGGCAAACATATCAGAAATTTTATTGACAAATATTTTAACCTGCTTACATACGGATTTACCGCTATCCTGGTTGGTGGATTCATTGTTTTAAGGTTCATAAAATGATGACTTCAATCATGTCTTATATAAAGAACTTACCCAATACTTTTATCCCCATCTTTGTAGCTGTTGACATATTTGCTCTGTTGCCCCTCTTTATGGCATATACAGCCGGGCTGCCACAGAAGAAAACAGAGAGGGTTATTAATCTTTCTCTCCTCACCGCTTTCCTGGTAAGTATGGGGTTTGTGGCAGTCGGCGAGGTGATATTCAGACTACTGGGCATTACAGTGGATGATTTCAAGATAGCAGGGGGGCTTCTCCTGTTGGTGATAGCAATTCTTGAAGTAGTCAGGAGCGATTATAAAAGAAAAAGGGTTGTTGATGAAGGGGTAGGGGTGGTTCCCATTGGAGTGCCCCTTATAGTCGGCCCTGCGGTGCTTACCACATTACTTGTACTGATTGAACATTACGGTGTCGGCCTGACCGTGACAGCCCTGTTGCTGAACCTCATTATCGTATGGCTTTTTTTCCGTAATTCAATAATTATAACGCGCTATCTTGGAAAGAACGGCATGATGGCCCTCTCCAAGCTGATGGCCATACTCCTTGCCTCCATAGCGGTTATGATGATCAGGATTGGCATTGAAAACACAATAAGGATGCGTTGATTCAGGAGGATTTTATGTTGGTCGGACTGATATCTGATACCCATGATAATGTAGACAGGATAGAGCAGGCTGTATCTGTCTTTAATGAAAGAGGGGTTGCCCTTGTTGTTCATGCAGGGGATTTCACATCCCCCTTTTCCTTAAAACCCTTTGAAAGGCTGAAGGCGGACTTTGTCGGTATCTATGGAAATAACGACGGAGACAGGCTCCTGCTCAGGGACCGTTCAAGGGGCAGGATCCACCGTCAGCCTCATAAGTTCACGTTCTCGGAGAAAAGGATAGTGGTGATGCATGAGCCTGACCTTGTTGATGACCTTGCTGCAAGTGGACATTTTGACCTGATAGTTTATGGTCATACACACCGTGCAGAGATTGAAAAGATTAACAATACACTGATGGTAAACCCGGGAGAGGCAGGTCACTGGCTCTATGGCAATGCAACAATTGCAGTAGTTGATATAAATAAAATGGAAGGTGAGATTATATCTCTTTAGCAGATGTCAGCATGTCACCCCGACAATCCTCCTGAGCCCTGCCCGTATGGCTGCCTCGATTGCAGCCCTGTACTCCTCTGATGTTACTCTCCTGTTCAGGGGAGGGTGATCAAATGCCTTATAGCAGGGGTAGTACTGGTCCATAATATTTGTGTAGGTGTTGGGTGATATCACCTCGGCTATAAATCTAACAACCTCTTCGGTACCGGCAATTCCTTCAGGCATAACCAGGTGCCTTATCAGCAGGCCGTGCTCTGCAATCCCTTCCTTGTTGATTACAAGGTCACCACCTGTCTGTGCATCTCCCTTATTGCCTCTTTGGCAACCTGCGGGTAGTCCGGGGCAGCGGAATATCTCCTGGCCATTTCAGGGTCTGAATACTTGAAGTCAGGCATATAGATATCAACTATCCCGTCAAGGATTCCGAGGGTCTCAACAGATTCATAACCCCCGGTATTATAGACAATCGGGATACATAGCCCCCCTTCCATTGCCATCCTTAATGCCTTCAGTATCATGGGGACCTGATGTGTTGGAGTGACAAGATTGATATTATGACAACCCCGGGACTGCAGGTCTGTCATAATGGATGAAAGCCTTTCAAAACTTACCTCAGTGCCCTCACCAAGATGGCTTATGGAATAGTTCTGACAGAAGAGACATCCGAGGTTGCAGTTGGTAAAGAATATCGTTCCTGAGCCTTCCCTGCCCACAAGGGGCCTCTCTTCACCAAAGTGAGGCCCCCAGCTTGAGACAACGGGTTTGTCCCCTGTACGGCAAAAACCATATTCTCCTTCCTTACGGTTCACACCGCAACTTCTCGGACAGAGTCTGCAGGAAGTGAGTATATCATCGGCCCGGGCTATCCTCTTGTCAATCTCCTCAACGGTAAGCTTCAGATAGGCAGGGATGAAATCATCTTGTGAGTTTCTGGGCAATCTCTTTGGCATTCCAGGCAATACGCTTTATTGAATCAAGCATGACAATGTAAAGACCTGATGACTTCGGAAGACAGAGTCCCTCGATTAACCGTTCCTCATGGAGTGTGGCAAATTGATTGGCTGTCCTCTCGATTTCCAGCTCTGATTTCTTTATATAATTTGCAATAAATGTATTTCTGGCAAGTATCAGGTCGCTTGTGGTATTTAATATTTCCCTGGTCCTCTGAAAGAGAAACCCGAGCTCCGAGATTGCCTTGTCGCTGAAGAGTATGCTCTCCCGCACCTTTGTCCTTATGGAACGGGCTATGTGCTCAAAATTGCCGGCCATCCTCGCCAGGTGGGAGGGAATGGGAGAGAAGAGACGCGCAGTATCATCTGACTTTGAGGCTGTAATCAACTCATCAGTCAGTTCTTTTTCAGTCTCCTGCACCCCTCTGATGATAGCTTCGGCTTCATCGAGAAAGGTATCCCTGTTATAGATGAATGCATTATACAGGAGAGATATGGCCTCCTCAAGTCCCTGACTCATCCCGTGAATTCCGGATATGGCCTCTCTTGTCTCAACCTCTTTCATACCCCCCCTCCTTTCAGGACAACATGGTTTATAAAACAAGATAAACTCCTGATGAAATTATACCACAAAACACACTGTATCAGACCTTTTAAGGCTGATTCTATTTTGCCATCTTCACGGTTATCTTCAGTGCCCTCGCACTTGAGGATCGTATCATGTACCTGTCGTCCATCCTGTATCCAACCACCCAGATAATATCCTCTCCTGAAAGAAGCAATGGAACAGAATCTCTCACATCTCTCGGCACCTTCTCATCGACAAAATAGTCCTGCAGCTTTTTTCTTTTTCCAAACCCGGAGGGATAAAAAAAGTCTCCTGCCTGCCTTGAACGCACCTTTAGCGGAAAACGGAGCATGTCAAAGTCAAAAACAGCCTCTTTTTTTCCATCCCCTGTACTGGTTGAGTCATTACTGACACTCGATATCAGAACAAGACCGGCCTCCTTCAATACTGTTTCTCCCGGAACCTCTAATACATGCTCACCCAGTTTTTGAGGTGCTGCCGAGGTAATGATCAACGTGGAGTAATCCTTTATAACGCGGATTCCCCCCGGCAGGTAAATCCTTGAACCACTTGAGCCTGTCCTTATAAGGGATATAATCTCTTCAATGTGTTCAAGGCCTATCCCCCGCAACCCCCTTGTTTCTTCAATAGCCCTGATGAGAGCCCTCCTGAGGATAACCTTCTCCATATTCTCAAGGGGCGAAATGAACAATTCTATTTTATCGCCTGTTTTACGGCTTATAAGCCTCATAAGGGACTTTGTTACTGCGATCTCCATATACTCATTCTCCTCGCGGAGGATGTTGGCTGTCCTGCAGAGGGTCCCGGTTAGATTCGGGTTATACTTTTTAAGGAGCGGAATGACTTCATGCCTCAATCTGTTGCGTAGATAATCCTGCTTCAGATTCGATGTGTCAATAACAAACCCAATGCCCTTCTCATCCAAATACTTCTCGATCTCTTTTCGTTCCACCATGATCAAAGGTCTTATGATCGGTCCCCTGACAGGCGGTATACCGGAGAGACCCTTTGGCCCGGACCCTCGTAAAAGCCGCATGACAAGGGTTTCAGCCTGGTCATCGGCATTATGTCCTGTTGCAATCCTGTCGGCCTCTATCTGAAAGGCATGTTCCTCAAATGCGAGGTATCTGAGATGTCTCGCAGCCTCCTGTATGCTGAGGTTCTCCTTATCCGAAAATTCCCTCACATCCACTTTTTTAACACTGAAGGGGACTTTCAGCCTTTCTGTCAGTTCAGTGCAGAAGTCAATCTCATATGGGGTTTCTTCAGGCCTCAGACCATGGTCAACATAAATGGCATCAAGGGAGAGTCTCCACTCTTCCCTCAGTTCACTCAGTATGTGCAGGAGGGAGACCGAATCAGGCCCGCCTGAGAGACCGACAAGTACCCGTTCTCCGCCTTTCAGCATGGAGTGTTTTTTGATTGTCGTGTTTACTTTTTTCAGTATATCCAATCCTCCAACCTCTCCAATCCTCCAATCTTATTCCGGAGGACATGCCTAAAATTTAATATACTCCTTCACGGCCCTTCCCATTTTATCAAACTTTACCCTTGCAATGAAATGTTCTCCGGGGAGGAATGAATATGAGAGTTCACGCCAGGTTACAATGGTCTCGTCCCCTTTCCTTTTTATCTCGGGCAGCGGGAATCTCGAGAAGTAGAGGAAGTTTTTTACAACCCGCAACTGCTTTGATTCCTTTATCTCGGGTGCCTCCTCTGAATAAATGAACTTATCATCAACGCTGACCCTCCTTGTAAACAGATCAACAGTCCCAACTTTATATACGCCTCCTGAATCAGTGATAAACCACCATCTCAAAAAGTCGTTTGGCAG
The genomic region above belongs to Nitrospirota bacterium and contains:
- the tilS gene encoding tRNA lysidine(34) synthetase TilS codes for the protein MDILKKVNTTIKKHSMLKGGERVLVGLSGGPDSVSLLHILSELREEWRLSLDAIYVDHGLRPEETPYEIDFCTELTERLKVPFSVKKVDVREFSDKENLSIQEAARHLRYLAFEEHAFQIEADRIATGHNADDQAETLVMRLLRGSGPKGLSGIPPVRGPIIRPLIMVERKEIEKYLDEKGIGFVIDTSNLKQDYLRNRLRHEVIPLLKKYNPNLTGTLCRTANILREENEYMEIAVTKSLMRLISRKTGDKIELFISPLENMEKVILRRALIRAIEETRGLRGIGLEHIEEIISLIRTGSSGSRIYLPGGIRVIKDYSTLIITSAAPQKLGEHVLEVPGETVLKEAGLVLISSVSNDSTSTGDGKKEAVFDFDMLRFPLKVRSRQAGDFFYPSGFGKRKKLQDYFVDEKVPRDVRDSVPLLLSGEDIIWVVGYRMDDRYMIRSSSARALKITVKMAK
- the tal gene encoding transaldolase — its product is MNSSPLITLQKYGQSFWYDNISRGILKSGELKRMIEEEGLRGVTSNPTIFHKSIQSGNDYDEQLHQLLGKETSEKDLFYALAIQDIVEACELLMPVYEESNGLDGYVSIEVDPHLAYDTEGAVREASELFEGIGKPNLMVKVPATKEGLPAVEELLCRGYNINVTLLFSVKRYKEVIDAYMKGLERRVSEGKPVDRVASVASFFVSRVDTLADKLLEEKMKMAGDDDEKARIKSLMGKAAVANAKIAYQLFKDAFSSQRFFVLMEKGAKIQRLLWGSTSTKNPAYRDVLYIEELIGPGTVNTMPDATWRAFKDHGNVDRTIDADIEAALASIRSIEDLGVSIDRVTGELEDEGVRLFTESFDALLNLIAEKKRTGTC
- a CDS encoding cytidine deaminase (Reclaims exogenous and endogenous cytidine and 2'-deoxycytidine molecules for UMP synthesis), with amino-acid sequence METNRYMERLYREAAKAMKNAIAPYSGFRVGAALLTTEHKIYTGCNMENPSLMLSE
- a CDS encoding tetratricopeptide repeat protein, coding for MKTWIVIIPVTLFFLISCATPSRQARQNEAKAHFKLAISHLERGQMQAAFVELQKSVELKPGNKRVHNALGIVYRYFGNTKKAEEAFKTAISIDPQYSEAYNNLGVVYMRTRQWDKAIEAFRKALDNLQYPTPETAFTNLGKVYYRKGEFDKSIRAYKKAINRAPGYNAPYYGLALCYNALARYGDASEALTEAIKLDSVFKGDREKAEKELIRQKLKAVDMDEEQDYINLLEILRY
- a CDS encoding metallophosphoesterase, producing MLVGLISDTHDNVDRIEQAVSVFNERGVALVVHAGDFTSPFSLKPFERLKADFVGIYGNNDGDRLLLRDRSRGRIHRQPHKFTFSEKRIVVMHEPDLVDDLAASGHFDLIVYGHTHRAEIEKINNTLMVNPGEAGHWLYGNATIAVVDINKMEGEIISL
- a CDS encoding MarC family protein → MSYIKNLPNTFIPIFVAVDIFALLPLFMAYTAGLPQKKTERVINLSLLTAFLVSMGFVAVGEVIFRLLGITVDDFKIAGGLLLLVIAILEVVRSDYKRKRVVDEGVGVVPIGVPLIVGPAVLTTLLVLIEHYGVGLTVTALLLNLIIVWLFFRNSIIITRYLGKNGMMALSKLMAILLASIAVMMIRIGIENTIRMR
- a CDS encoding YqaA family protein; translated protein: MHWAETPYGVPALFLLAVAESSFFPVPPDVLLIALSLSLRKRAFYYAAVCTVGSVIGGALGFFIGMKFWSVGQGILFHYVSKETFDMVRTYFRDYEAWAIAIAGFTPIPYKVFTISAGFFQVDFSVFMVVSFLSRGARFFLVGGLIYLFGKHIRNFIDKYFNLLTYGFTAILVGGFIVLRFIK